A single Strix aluco isolate bStrAlu1 chromosome 20, bStrAlu1.hap1, whole genome shotgun sequence DNA region contains:
- the SH2D3C gene encoding SH2 domain-containing protein 3C isoform X2, translating to MAEGQKRGSSKKFKFFKFKGFGSLSNIPRSFTLRRVSVAPSFPESLRAGVPPPHGFLEEPFDGTQDDLNTMSKSPGPYARSSDMYSHMGTMPRLNLGKAGKNLGKAKSSQSCQEKGTPSDKSPRTAPLPNLQSPEMSGTPEPGTDSLSAAGQAEQEKEEAQPMDTPGAAMASTDQEPVGNVSCPRAEALSSSMAPNPRQSPDTAAGADTTNGDLPEKGQDHPGKTFPDSHHDGLESSSEYVKFSKEKYILDSSPEKLHKELEEELKLSSTDLRSHAWYHGRIPREVSESLVQRNGDFLIRDSLTSLGDYVLTCRWRNEPLHFKINKVTVKSSEGHTRVQYLFEQESFDNVPALVRFYVGNRKAISEQSGAIVYCPINRTFPLRYLEASYGLANGKHGGSHSPATQKGGHIKRRSITMTDGLTADKITRAEGCPTRDIIRNCAVSVDQIQDLHSPMSPISENPASPAYSTVTRLKPQACQAAGIAPASPVIRRSSEPQLCPGNNSKPLPDPAHSTHSTPCHGYARASPSPSVNSYSDPDTGHYCQLHPTSPISRDRPAHDIKQLPTKSYVERLKVEEGQRGTVENSSGEAEAGQRLKGELDFRGFVPPTMETTSSFNPAAFQSLLIPLENKPLEMAVLKKVKELLAEVDVKTLAKHITKVDCLVARILGVTVEMQRLMGVSSGMELLTLPHGHQLRLDLLERFHTMSIMIAVDILGCTGSTEERAALLHKTIQLAAELKSTMGNMFSFAAVMNALEMTQIARLEQTWMVLRQRHTEGAILYEKKLKPFLKSLNEGKEGPPLTNTTFPHIMPLVTLLERDEALTDSPEPWETTDNSVEVVMAHLEAARMVAHHGGLYHTNAEVKLQGFQGRAELLEVFSTEFQLRLLWGSRGAESSQAERYEKFDKVLTALSHKLEPAVRFSEL from the exons ATGGCTGAGGGCCAGAAACGAGGGAGCTCCAAGAAGTTCA AGTTTTTCAAGTTCAAAGGTTTCGGGAGCCTGAGCAACATCCCCCGGTCCTTCACCCTGCGGCGTGTGTCCGTGGCCCCCAGCTTTCCCGAGAGCCTGAGGGCAGGTGTCCCTCCTCCCCACGGCTTCCTGGAGGAGCCCTTCGACGGCACCCAGGATGATCTCAACACGATGTCCAAGAGCCCCGGCCCCTACGCCCGGTCATCGGACATGTACAGCCACATGGGCACCATGCCCAGGCTGAACCTGGGCAAGGCAGGGAAGAACCTGGGCAAAGCCAAGAGTAGCCAGAGCTGCCAGGAGAAAGGGACCCCCAGTGACAAAAGCCCACGGACAGCCCCGCTCCCCAACCTTCAGTCCCCCGAGATGTCTGGCACCCCTGAGCCGGGCACAGACTCACTCTCAGCCGCTGGACAagcagagcaggagaaggaagaggcTCAGCCTATGGACACCCCAGGCGCAGCAATGGCCAGCACGGACCAGGAGCCTGTGGGGAATGTCTCCTGCCCCAGGGCAGAGGCACTGAGCTCCAGCATGGCCCCGAACCCCAGACAAAGCCCTGACACAGCAGCAGGAGCGGACACCACCAATGGAGATCTGCCAGAAAAGGGGCAAGATCACCCTGGCAAGACCTTCCCAGACAG CCACCACGATGGCCTGGAGTCCAGCAGCGAATACGTGAAG TTCTCCAAGGAGAAATACATCCTCGACTCATCACCGGAGAAGCTTCACAAGGAGCTGGAAGAGGAGCTGAAGCTGAGCAGCACCGACCTGCGCAGCCACGCTTGGTACCACGGCCGCATCCCCCGGGAg GTGTCAGAGAGCCTCGTGCAGAGGAACGGCGACTTCCTCATCCGCGACTCGCTCACCAGCCTGGGCGACTACGTGCTGACGTGCCGCTGGCGCAACGAGCCCCTCCATTTCAAGATCAACAAGGTGACGGTCAAGTCCAGTGAGGGCCATACCCGTGTCCAGTACCTCTTCGAGCAGGAGAGCTTTGACAATGTGCCCGCCCTTGTCCGCTTCTACGTGGGCAACCGCAAGGCCATCTCCGAGCAGAGCGGAGCCATCGTCTACTGCCCCATCAACCGCACCTTCCCCCTGCGCTACCTGGAAGCCAGCTACGGGCTGGCCAATGGCAAGCATGGGGGATCCCACAGCCCCGCCACCCAGAAAGGGGGGCACATCAAGAGGAGGAGCATCACCATGACAGACGGCCTGACAGCAGACAAGATCACCAGGGCTGAGGGGTGCCCAACCAG AGACATCATTCGCAACTGTGCCGTCAGCGTGGACCAGATCCAAGACCTGCACTCCCCGATGTCCCCCATCTCCGAGAACCCAGCGTCACCCGCCTACAGCACGG TTACACGGCTAAAGCCACAGGCCTGCCAAGCGGCTGGGATTGCCCCGGCCTCTCCAGTCATAAGAAGGTCCAGCGAGCCCCAGCTGTGCCCAGGGAACAACAGCAAACCTCTGCCAGACCCTGCCCACAGCACCCACTCAACTCCCTGCCACGGGTACGCCCgcgcctccccctctccctccgtGAACAGCTACAGCGACCCGGACACGGGGCACTACTGCCAGCTCCACCCCACCTCGCCCATCAGCAGAGACCGGCCAGCTCATGACATCAAGCAGCTGCCAACAAAGAGCTACGTGGAGAGGCTAAAGGTGgaggaaggacagagagggacTGTGGAGAACAGCTCCGGGGAAGCAGAGGCAGGGCAGAGGCTGAAAGGAGAGCTGGACTTCAGGGGCTTTGTGCCCCCCACCATGGAGACAACCTCCTCCTTCAACCCCGCGGCCTTCCAGTCCCTGCTCATCCCCCTGGAGAACAAACCCCTGGAGATGGCCGTGCTCAAGAAGGTCAAagagctgctggcagaggtggATGTGAAGACGCTGGCCAAACACATCACCAAAGTGGACTGCCTG GTCGCTCGGATATTGGGTGTGACGGTGGAGATGCAACGGCTCATGGGAGTGAGCTCGGGCATGGAGCTGCTCACCCTGCCCCACGGCCACCAGCTCCGCCTCGACCTGCTGGAACG GTTTCACACCATGTCCATCATGATCGCCGTGGACATCCTGGGCTGCACGGGCAGCACGGAGGAGCGGGCGGCCCTGCTCCACAAAACCATCCAGCTGGCTGCCGAGCTGAAGAGCACCATGGGGAACATGTTCAGTTTTGCAGCGGTGATGAACGCCCTGGAAATGACACAG ATCGCCCGGCTGGAACAGACCTGGATGGTGCTGCGGCAGCGGCACACGGAGGGCGCGATTCTCTATGAGAAGAAGCTCAAGCCGTTCCTGAAGAGCCTGAATGAAGGGAAAG AAGGGCCGCCGCTGACCAACACCACCTTTCCCCACATCATGCCCCTGGTGACTCTCCTGGAGCGGGATGAGGCTCTCACAGACAGCCCCGAGCCCTGGGAGACCACCGACAACAGCGTGGAGGTGGTCATGGCCCACCTGGAGGCAGCGCGGATGGTGGCCCACCATGGCGGGCTCTACCACACCAATGCTGAGGTGAAGCTGCAGG GTTTCCAGGGCAGAGCGGAGCTGCTGGAGGTCTTCAGCACTGAGTTCCAGCTGCGGCTGCTCTGGGGCAGCCGTGGGGCCGAGAGCAGCCAGGCTGAGCGCTACGAGAAGTTTGACAAGGTCCTCACCGCCCTGTCCCACAAGCTGGAGCCAGCAGTGCGCTTCAGCGAGCTGTGA
- the SH2D3C gene encoding SH2 domain-containing protein 3C isoform X4, with protein MTERCSLWSALSAAACCFYRGSFMQVQFSKEKYILDSSPEKLHKELEEELKLSSTDLRSHAWYHGRIPREVSESLVQRNGDFLIRDSLTSLGDYVLTCRWRNEPLHFKINKVTVKSSEGHTRVQYLFEQESFDNVPALVRFYVGNRKAISEQSGAIVYCPINRTFPLRYLEASYGLANGKHGGSHSPATQKGGHIKRRSITMTDGLTADKITRAEGCPTSVSLPHHRDIIRNCAVSVDQIQDLHSPMSPISENPASPAYSTVTRLKPQACQAAGIAPASPVIRRSSEPQLCPGNNSKPLPDPAHSTHSTPCHGYARASPSPSVNSYSDPDTGHYCQLHPTSPISRDRPAHDIKQLPTKSYVERLKVEEGQRGTVENSSGEAEAGQRLKGELDFRGFVPPTMETTSSFNPAAFQSLLIPLENKPLEMAVLKKVKELLAEVDVKTLAKHITKVDCLVARILGVTVEMQRLMGVSSGMELLTLPHGHQLRLDLLERFHTMSIMIAVDILGCTGSTEERAALLHKTIQLAAELKSTMGNMFSFAAVMNALEMTQIARLEQTWMVLRQRHTEGAILYEKKLKPFLKSLNEGKEGPPLTNTTFPHIMPLVTLLERDEALTDSPEPWETTDNSVEVVMAHLEAARMVAHHGGLYHTNAEVKLQGFQGRAELLEVFSTEFQLRLLWGSRGAESSQAERYEKFDKVLTALSHKLEPAVRFSEL; from the exons ATGACGGAGCGGTGCAGCCTGTGGAGCGCCTTGTCGGCGGCCGCCTGCTGCTTCTACCGCGGCTCCTTCATGCAGGTCCAG TTCTCCAAGGAGAAATACATCCTCGACTCATCACCGGAGAAGCTTCACAAGGAGCTGGAAGAGGAGCTGAAGCTGAGCAGCACCGACCTGCGCAGCCACGCTTGGTACCACGGCCGCATCCCCCGGGAg GTGTCAGAGAGCCTCGTGCAGAGGAACGGCGACTTCCTCATCCGCGACTCGCTCACCAGCCTGGGCGACTACGTGCTGACGTGCCGCTGGCGCAACGAGCCCCTCCATTTCAAGATCAACAAGGTGACGGTCAAGTCCAGTGAGGGCCATACCCGTGTCCAGTACCTCTTCGAGCAGGAGAGCTTTGACAATGTGCCCGCCCTTGTCCGCTTCTACGTGGGCAACCGCAAGGCCATCTCCGAGCAGAGCGGAGCCATCGTCTACTGCCCCATCAACCGCACCTTCCCCCTGCGCTACCTGGAAGCCAGCTACGGGCTGGCCAATGGCAAGCATGGGGGATCCCACAGCCCCGCCACCCAGAAAGGGGGGCACATCAAGAGGAGGAGCATCACCATGACAGACGGCCTGACAGCAGACAAGATCACCAGGGCTGAGGGGTGCCCAACCAG cgtGTCCCTACCCCACCACAGAGACATCATTCGCAACTGTGCCGTCAGCGTGGACCAGATCCAAGACCTGCACTCCCCGATGTCCCCCATCTCCGAGAACCCAGCGTCACCCGCCTACAGCACGG TTACACGGCTAAAGCCACAGGCCTGCCAAGCGGCTGGGATTGCCCCGGCCTCTCCAGTCATAAGAAGGTCCAGCGAGCCCCAGCTGTGCCCAGGGAACAACAGCAAACCTCTGCCAGACCCTGCCCACAGCACCCACTCAACTCCCTGCCACGGGTACGCCCgcgcctccccctctccctccgtGAACAGCTACAGCGACCCGGACACGGGGCACTACTGCCAGCTCCACCCCACCTCGCCCATCAGCAGAGACCGGCCAGCTCATGACATCAAGCAGCTGCCAACAAAGAGCTACGTGGAGAGGCTAAAGGTGgaggaaggacagagagggacTGTGGAGAACAGCTCCGGGGAAGCAGAGGCAGGGCAGAGGCTGAAAGGAGAGCTGGACTTCAGGGGCTTTGTGCCCCCCACCATGGAGACAACCTCCTCCTTCAACCCCGCGGCCTTCCAGTCCCTGCTCATCCCCCTGGAGAACAAACCCCTGGAGATGGCCGTGCTCAAGAAGGTCAAagagctgctggcagaggtggATGTGAAGACGCTGGCCAAACACATCACCAAAGTGGACTGCCTG GTCGCTCGGATATTGGGTGTGACGGTGGAGATGCAACGGCTCATGGGAGTGAGCTCGGGCATGGAGCTGCTCACCCTGCCCCACGGCCACCAGCTCCGCCTCGACCTGCTGGAACG GTTTCACACCATGTCCATCATGATCGCCGTGGACATCCTGGGCTGCACGGGCAGCACGGAGGAGCGGGCGGCCCTGCTCCACAAAACCATCCAGCTGGCTGCCGAGCTGAAGAGCACCATGGGGAACATGTTCAGTTTTGCAGCGGTGATGAACGCCCTGGAAATGACACAG ATCGCCCGGCTGGAACAGACCTGGATGGTGCTGCGGCAGCGGCACACGGAGGGCGCGATTCTCTATGAGAAGAAGCTCAAGCCGTTCCTGAAGAGCCTGAATGAAGGGAAAG AAGGGCCGCCGCTGACCAACACCACCTTTCCCCACATCATGCCCCTGGTGACTCTCCTGGAGCGGGATGAGGCTCTCACAGACAGCCCCGAGCCCTGGGAGACCACCGACAACAGCGTGGAGGTGGTCATGGCCCACCTGGAGGCAGCGCGGATGGTGGCCCACCATGGCGGGCTCTACCACACCAATGCTGAGGTGAAGCTGCAGG GTTTCCAGGGCAGAGCGGAGCTGCTGGAGGTCTTCAGCACTGAGTTCCAGCTGCGGCTGCTCTGGGGCAGCCGTGGGGCCGAGAGCAGCCAGGCTGAGCGCTACGAGAAGTTTGACAAGGTCCTCACCGCCCTGTCCCACAAGCTGGAGCCAGCAGTGCGCTTCAGCGAGCTGTGA
- the SH2D3C gene encoding SH2 domain-containing protein 3C isoform X3, giving the protein MTAVGRRFPTLGQGSHHDGLESSSEYVKFSKEKYILDSSPEKLHKELEEELKLSSTDLRSHAWYHGRIPREVSESLVQRNGDFLIRDSLTSLGDYVLTCRWRNEPLHFKINKVTVKSSEGHTRVQYLFEQESFDNVPALVRFYVGNRKAISEQSGAIVYCPINRTFPLRYLEASYGLANGKHGGSHSPATQKGGHIKRRSITMTDGLTADKITRAEGCPTSVSLPHHRDIIRNCAVSVDQIQDLHSPMSPISENPASPAYSTVTRLKPQACQAAGIAPASPVIRRSSEPQLCPGNNSKPLPDPAHSTHSTPCHGYARASPSPSVNSYSDPDTGHYCQLHPTSPISRDRPAHDIKQLPTKSYVERLKVEEGQRGTVENSSGEAEAGQRLKGELDFRGFVPPTMETTSSFNPAAFQSLLIPLENKPLEMAVLKKVKELLAEVDVKTLAKHITKVDCLVARILGVTVEMQRLMGVSSGMELLTLPHGHQLRLDLLERFHTMSIMIAVDILGCTGSTEERAALLHKTIQLAAELKSTMGNMFSFAAVMNALEMTQIARLEQTWMVLRQRHTEGAILYEKKLKPFLKSLNEGKEGPPLTNTTFPHIMPLVTLLERDEALTDSPEPWETTDNSVEVVMAHLEAARMVAHHGGLYHTNAEVKLQGFQGRAELLEVFSTEFQLRLLWGSRGAESSQAERYEKFDKVLTALSHKLEPAVRFSEL; this is encoded by the exons ATGACAGCGGTGGGCAGGAGGTTTCCCACCCTGGGACAGGGCAG CCACCACGATGGCCTGGAGTCCAGCAGCGAATACGTGAAG TTCTCCAAGGAGAAATACATCCTCGACTCATCACCGGAGAAGCTTCACAAGGAGCTGGAAGAGGAGCTGAAGCTGAGCAGCACCGACCTGCGCAGCCACGCTTGGTACCACGGCCGCATCCCCCGGGAg GTGTCAGAGAGCCTCGTGCAGAGGAACGGCGACTTCCTCATCCGCGACTCGCTCACCAGCCTGGGCGACTACGTGCTGACGTGCCGCTGGCGCAACGAGCCCCTCCATTTCAAGATCAACAAGGTGACGGTCAAGTCCAGTGAGGGCCATACCCGTGTCCAGTACCTCTTCGAGCAGGAGAGCTTTGACAATGTGCCCGCCCTTGTCCGCTTCTACGTGGGCAACCGCAAGGCCATCTCCGAGCAGAGCGGAGCCATCGTCTACTGCCCCATCAACCGCACCTTCCCCCTGCGCTACCTGGAAGCCAGCTACGGGCTGGCCAATGGCAAGCATGGGGGATCCCACAGCCCCGCCACCCAGAAAGGGGGGCACATCAAGAGGAGGAGCATCACCATGACAGACGGCCTGACAGCAGACAAGATCACCAGGGCTGAGGGGTGCCCAACCAG cgtGTCCCTACCCCACCACAGAGACATCATTCGCAACTGTGCCGTCAGCGTGGACCAGATCCAAGACCTGCACTCCCCGATGTCCCCCATCTCCGAGAACCCAGCGTCACCCGCCTACAGCACGG TTACACGGCTAAAGCCACAGGCCTGCCAAGCGGCTGGGATTGCCCCGGCCTCTCCAGTCATAAGAAGGTCCAGCGAGCCCCAGCTGTGCCCAGGGAACAACAGCAAACCTCTGCCAGACCCTGCCCACAGCACCCACTCAACTCCCTGCCACGGGTACGCCCgcgcctccccctctccctccgtGAACAGCTACAGCGACCCGGACACGGGGCACTACTGCCAGCTCCACCCCACCTCGCCCATCAGCAGAGACCGGCCAGCTCATGACATCAAGCAGCTGCCAACAAAGAGCTACGTGGAGAGGCTAAAGGTGgaggaaggacagagagggacTGTGGAGAACAGCTCCGGGGAAGCAGAGGCAGGGCAGAGGCTGAAAGGAGAGCTGGACTTCAGGGGCTTTGTGCCCCCCACCATGGAGACAACCTCCTCCTTCAACCCCGCGGCCTTCCAGTCCCTGCTCATCCCCCTGGAGAACAAACCCCTGGAGATGGCCGTGCTCAAGAAGGTCAAagagctgctggcagaggtggATGTGAAGACGCTGGCCAAACACATCACCAAAGTGGACTGCCTG GTCGCTCGGATATTGGGTGTGACGGTGGAGATGCAACGGCTCATGGGAGTGAGCTCGGGCATGGAGCTGCTCACCCTGCCCCACGGCCACCAGCTCCGCCTCGACCTGCTGGAACG GTTTCACACCATGTCCATCATGATCGCCGTGGACATCCTGGGCTGCACGGGCAGCACGGAGGAGCGGGCGGCCCTGCTCCACAAAACCATCCAGCTGGCTGCCGAGCTGAAGAGCACCATGGGGAACATGTTCAGTTTTGCAGCGGTGATGAACGCCCTGGAAATGACACAG ATCGCCCGGCTGGAACAGACCTGGATGGTGCTGCGGCAGCGGCACACGGAGGGCGCGATTCTCTATGAGAAGAAGCTCAAGCCGTTCCTGAAGAGCCTGAATGAAGGGAAAG AAGGGCCGCCGCTGACCAACACCACCTTTCCCCACATCATGCCCCTGGTGACTCTCCTGGAGCGGGATGAGGCTCTCACAGACAGCCCCGAGCCCTGGGAGACCACCGACAACAGCGTGGAGGTGGTCATGGCCCACCTGGAGGCAGCGCGGATGGTGGCCCACCATGGCGGGCTCTACCACACCAATGCTGAGGTGAAGCTGCAGG GTTTCCAGGGCAGAGCGGAGCTGCTGGAGGTCTTCAGCACTGAGTTCCAGCTGCGGCTGCTCTGGGGCAGCCGTGGGGCCGAGAGCAGCCAGGCTGAGCGCTACGAGAAGTTTGACAAGGTCCTCACCGCCCTGTCCCACAAGCTGGAGCCAGCAGTGCGCTTCAGCGAGCTGTGA
- the SH2D3C gene encoding SH2 domain-containing protein 3C isoform X1 yields the protein MAEGQKRGSSKKFKFFKFKGFGSLSNIPRSFTLRRVSVAPSFPESLRAGVPPPHGFLEEPFDGTQDDLNTMSKSPGPYARSSDMYSHMGTMPRLNLGKAGKNLGKAKSSQSCQEKGTPSDKSPRTAPLPNLQSPEMSGTPEPGTDSLSAAGQAEQEKEEAQPMDTPGAAMASTDQEPVGNVSCPRAEALSSSMAPNPRQSPDTAAGADTTNGDLPEKGQDHPGKTFPDSHHDGLESSSEYVKFSKEKYILDSSPEKLHKELEEELKLSSTDLRSHAWYHGRIPREVSESLVQRNGDFLIRDSLTSLGDYVLTCRWRNEPLHFKINKVTVKSSEGHTRVQYLFEQESFDNVPALVRFYVGNRKAISEQSGAIVYCPINRTFPLRYLEASYGLANGKHGGSHSPATQKGGHIKRRSITMTDGLTADKITRAEGCPTSVSLPHHRDIIRNCAVSVDQIQDLHSPMSPISENPASPAYSTVTRLKPQACQAAGIAPASPVIRRSSEPQLCPGNNSKPLPDPAHSTHSTPCHGYARASPSPSVNSYSDPDTGHYCQLHPTSPISRDRPAHDIKQLPTKSYVERLKVEEGQRGTVENSSGEAEAGQRLKGELDFRGFVPPTMETTSSFNPAAFQSLLIPLENKPLEMAVLKKVKELLAEVDVKTLAKHITKVDCLVARILGVTVEMQRLMGVSSGMELLTLPHGHQLRLDLLERFHTMSIMIAVDILGCTGSTEERAALLHKTIQLAAELKSTMGNMFSFAAVMNALEMTQIARLEQTWMVLRQRHTEGAILYEKKLKPFLKSLNEGKEGPPLTNTTFPHIMPLVTLLERDEALTDSPEPWETTDNSVEVVMAHLEAARMVAHHGGLYHTNAEVKLQGFQGRAELLEVFSTEFQLRLLWGSRGAESSQAERYEKFDKVLTALSHKLEPAVRFSEL from the exons ATGGCTGAGGGCCAGAAACGAGGGAGCTCCAAGAAGTTCA AGTTTTTCAAGTTCAAAGGTTTCGGGAGCCTGAGCAACATCCCCCGGTCCTTCACCCTGCGGCGTGTGTCCGTGGCCCCCAGCTTTCCCGAGAGCCTGAGGGCAGGTGTCCCTCCTCCCCACGGCTTCCTGGAGGAGCCCTTCGACGGCACCCAGGATGATCTCAACACGATGTCCAAGAGCCCCGGCCCCTACGCCCGGTCATCGGACATGTACAGCCACATGGGCACCATGCCCAGGCTGAACCTGGGCAAGGCAGGGAAGAACCTGGGCAAAGCCAAGAGTAGCCAGAGCTGCCAGGAGAAAGGGACCCCCAGTGACAAAAGCCCACGGACAGCCCCGCTCCCCAACCTTCAGTCCCCCGAGATGTCTGGCACCCCTGAGCCGGGCACAGACTCACTCTCAGCCGCTGGACAagcagagcaggagaaggaagaggcTCAGCCTATGGACACCCCAGGCGCAGCAATGGCCAGCACGGACCAGGAGCCTGTGGGGAATGTCTCCTGCCCCAGGGCAGAGGCACTGAGCTCCAGCATGGCCCCGAACCCCAGACAAAGCCCTGACACAGCAGCAGGAGCGGACACCACCAATGGAGATCTGCCAGAAAAGGGGCAAGATCACCCTGGCAAGACCTTCCCAGACAG CCACCACGATGGCCTGGAGTCCAGCAGCGAATACGTGAAG TTCTCCAAGGAGAAATACATCCTCGACTCATCACCGGAGAAGCTTCACAAGGAGCTGGAAGAGGAGCTGAAGCTGAGCAGCACCGACCTGCGCAGCCACGCTTGGTACCACGGCCGCATCCCCCGGGAg GTGTCAGAGAGCCTCGTGCAGAGGAACGGCGACTTCCTCATCCGCGACTCGCTCACCAGCCTGGGCGACTACGTGCTGACGTGCCGCTGGCGCAACGAGCCCCTCCATTTCAAGATCAACAAGGTGACGGTCAAGTCCAGTGAGGGCCATACCCGTGTCCAGTACCTCTTCGAGCAGGAGAGCTTTGACAATGTGCCCGCCCTTGTCCGCTTCTACGTGGGCAACCGCAAGGCCATCTCCGAGCAGAGCGGAGCCATCGTCTACTGCCCCATCAACCGCACCTTCCCCCTGCGCTACCTGGAAGCCAGCTACGGGCTGGCCAATGGCAAGCATGGGGGATCCCACAGCCCCGCCACCCAGAAAGGGGGGCACATCAAGAGGAGGAGCATCACCATGACAGACGGCCTGACAGCAGACAAGATCACCAGGGCTGAGGGGTGCCCAACCAG cgtGTCCCTACCCCACCACAGAGACATCATTCGCAACTGTGCCGTCAGCGTGGACCAGATCCAAGACCTGCACTCCCCGATGTCCCCCATCTCCGAGAACCCAGCGTCACCCGCCTACAGCACGG TTACACGGCTAAAGCCACAGGCCTGCCAAGCGGCTGGGATTGCCCCGGCCTCTCCAGTCATAAGAAGGTCCAGCGAGCCCCAGCTGTGCCCAGGGAACAACAGCAAACCTCTGCCAGACCCTGCCCACAGCACCCACTCAACTCCCTGCCACGGGTACGCCCgcgcctccccctctccctccgtGAACAGCTACAGCGACCCGGACACGGGGCACTACTGCCAGCTCCACCCCACCTCGCCCATCAGCAGAGACCGGCCAGCTCATGACATCAAGCAGCTGCCAACAAAGAGCTACGTGGAGAGGCTAAAGGTGgaggaaggacagagagggacTGTGGAGAACAGCTCCGGGGAAGCAGAGGCAGGGCAGAGGCTGAAAGGAGAGCTGGACTTCAGGGGCTTTGTGCCCCCCACCATGGAGACAACCTCCTCCTTCAACCCCGCGGCCTTCCAGTCCCTGCTCATCCCCCTGGAGAACAAACCCCTGGAGATGGCCGTGCTCAAGAAGGTCAAagagctgctggcagaggtggATGTGAAGACGCTGGCCAAACACATCACCAAAGTGGACTGCCTG GTCGCTCGGATATTGGGTGTGACGGTGGAGATGCAACGGCTCATGGGAGTGAGCTCGGGCATGGAGCTGCTCACCCTGCCCCACGGCCACCAGCTCCGCCTCGACCTGCTGGAACG GTTTCACACCATGTCCATCATGATCGCCGTGGACATCCTGGGCTGCACGGGCAGCACGGAGGAGCGGGCGGCCCTGCTCCACAAAACCATCCAGCTGGCTGCCGAGCTGAAGAGCACCATGGGGAACATGTTCAGTTTTGCAGCGGTGATGAACGCCCTGGAAATGACACAG ATCGCCCGGCTGGAACAGACCTGGATGGTGCTGCGGCAGCGGCACACGGAGGGCGCGATTCTCTATGAGAAGAAGCTCAAGCCGTTCCTGAAGAGCCTGAATGAAGGGAAAG AAGGGCCGCCGCTGACCAACACCACCTTTCCCCACATCATGCCCCTGGTGACTCTCCTGGAGCGGGATGAGGCTCTCACAGACAGCCCCGAGCCCTGGGAGACCACCGACAACAGCGTGGAGGTGGTCATGGCCCACCTGGAGGCAGCGCGGATGGTGGCCCACCATGGCGGGCTCTACCACACCAATGCTGAGGTGAAGCTGCAGG GTTTCCAGGGCAGAGCGGAGCTGCTGGAGGTCTTCAGCACTGAGTTCCAGCTGCGGCTGCTCTGGGGCAGCCGTGGGGCCGAGAGCAGCCAGGCTGAGCGCTACGAGAAGTTTGACAAGGTCCTCACCGCCCTGTCCCACAAGCTGGAGCCAGCAGTGCGCTTCAGCGAGCTGTGA